The genomic stretch TCGACGTGCAGATGCCGGGCATGAATGGCTTCGAGCTGGCCGAGATGATGCGCGGCACCGAAAAGACCAAGAACATCCCCATCGTGTTTGTCAGCGCCGCAGGCCGGGAGCTCAACTACGCCTTCACAGGCTACGAGAGCGGCGCGGTGGACTTCCTGCACAAGCCGCTGGATATCCATGCGGTCAAGAGCAAGGTCAATGTGTTCGTCGACCTGTATCGCCAGAGCAAGGCCATGAAGCTGCAGGTCGAGGCCCTGGAGCACAGTCGCCGTGAGCAGGAGCAGTTGCTCAACCGCCTGCAGGCGACCCAGGCGGAGCTGGAGCAGGCGGTGCGCATGCGGGATGACTTCATGTCCATCGTTGCCCACGAGGTGCGCACCCCGCTCAACGGCCTGATCCTGGAAACCCAGCTGCGCAAGATGCACCTGGCCCGGGACAACGCGGCCGCCTTTACCCTGGACAAGATGCACGCCATGGTCGACCGCGATGAGCGCCAGATCCAGAGCCTGATCCGTTTGATCGAAGACATGCTCGATGTGTCGCGGATCCGCACCGGCAAGCTGTCGATCCGCCCTGGGCCGTTCGACCTGGCGCAGCTGGTGCGCAACTTGCTGGAGAACTTTGCCCCGCAAGTGGCGGCGGCCGAGTCGACGGTGCAACTGCAGGCGCCGCAGCCGGTGGAGGGCAAGTGGGATGAGTTTCGCATTGAGCAGGTGGTGTCCAACTTGCTGACCAACGCCCTGCGCTACGGTGCCAAGAGCCCGGTAGCGGTGCGTGTGTATGCCGAGCACGGCGAGGCCAGGGTTGAAGTGCAGGACCACGGGATCGGTATCAGCGAAGACAACCAGAAGCGGATTTTCCAGCAGTTCGAGCGCGTGTCTGCCAACCATGCGGTGTCAGGGCTTGGCCTGGGGCTGTTTATCTCCG from Pseudomonas fluorescens encodes the following:
- a CDS encoding hybrid sensor histidine kinase/response regulator, translated to MLSTIQAKLLIVDDLPENLLALEALIKREDRQVYKALSADEALSLLLEHEFAMAILDVQMPGMNGFELAEMMRGTEKTKNIPIVFVSAAGRELNYAFTGYESGAVDFLHKPLDIHAVKSKVNVFVDLYRQSKAMKLQVEALEHSRREQEQLLNRLQATQAELEQAVRMRDDFMSIVAHEVRTPLNGLILETQLRKMHLARDNAAAFTLDKMHAMVDRDERQIQSLIRLIEDMLDVSRIRTGKLSIRPGPFDLAQLVRNLLENFAPQVAAAESTVQLQAPQPVEGKWDEFRIEQVVSNLLTNALRYGAKSPVAVRVYAEHGEARVEVQDHGIGISEDNQKRIFQQFERVSANHAVSGLGLGLFISEQIVAAHGGTIEVESRIGEGALFRVCLPLGGGSEN